The Gemmatimonadales bacterium genome includes a region encoding these proteins:
- a CDS encoding TfoX/Sxy family protein, translated as MPVSEAFRDYVLEQLAGLGAVTVRRMFGGAGLYHGGLFFAVLDDDQLFFKVNDDTRPAYVAAGAGPFAPMPNEAPMRGYYEVPADVLDDRDRLVEWARGAVKVARGAAAPKKRAGRKVARKAGASDGLTPARILQMFPPRIRSLAAKVRDHVKRALPTVREVPYPGWKAIGYRDPDAGLVCTIFPYKECVRLYLEHGAKLADPDRIIEGAGKTRQVRYVTMRLPGDVKARALTRALRAALAFGAMR; from the coding sequence ATGCCCGTAAGCGAAGCATTCCGCGACTACGTCCTGGAGCAGCTGGCCGGACTCGGCGCCGTCACCGTCCGCCGGATGTTCGGCGGCGCGGGCCTCTACCACGGGGGCCTCTTCTTCGCCGTTCTGGACGACGACCAGCTGTTCTTCAAGGTGAATGACGACACCCGGCCCGCCTACGTGGCGGCGGGAGCGGGCCCGTTCGCGCCCATGCCCAACGAGGCGCCGATGCGCGGCTACTACGAGGTACCGGCGGACGTGCTCGACGACCGGGACCGGCTGGTGGAGTGGGCCCGCGGGGCCGTGAAAGTGGCGCGGGGGGCGGCGGCCCCGAAGAAGCGGGCGGGCAGGAAGGTCGCGAGGAAAGCAGGCGCGAGCGATGGTCTCACACCTGCCCGCATCCTGCAGATGTTTCCACCGCGCATCCGCTCCCTCGCCGCCAAGGTGCGCGACCACGTGAAGCGGGCCCTGCCCACCGTGCGCGAGGTGCCGTATCCGGGCTGGAAGGCGATCGGCTACCGCGATCCCGACGCCGGCCTGGTGTGCACGATCTTCCCGTATAAGGAGTGCGTGCGCCTTTACCTCGAGCACGGGGCGAAGCTGGCCGATCCCGACCGGATCATCGAGGGCGCCGGCAAGACGCGCCAGGTGCGCTACGTGACGATGCGCTTGCCCGGCGACGTCAAGGCACGGGCGCTCACTCGCGCGCTGCGCGCCGCGCTGGCTTTCGGGGCCATGCGATGA
- a CDS encoding DEAD/DEAH box helicase — MPFSSFGLHPSLLKAIRELGFTRPTPIQEQSIPPGVAGKDVLACAMTGSGKTAAFMLPIIQHLMAKPRGVTRALVLAPTRELAAQIHEHMEELAVHTPVTGAPVFGGVGMSPQEHAFRSGVDIIIATPGRLLDHFRQPYAKLDKLEFLVLDEADRMLDMGFLPDIRRVLRHIPAKRQTLFFSATMPQEIVKLSAEMLRHPVTINLERRSAPAVGITQAVYPVPRELKSALLLELLKRKEIHDAIVFCRTKHRANRLAEYLTKHGMSNAKIHGNRSQAQRTEALAGFKRGKVRALVATDIVARGIDVEALGHVVNFDVPNVPDDYIHRVGRTARAETTGDAFTFVSPDEESDLSAIERAIGKRLPRVTLPGFDYAHQPAERFEVPIGERIAAMRAKKAEDRARAKAKAERKGHQQTQEQQRAAHKAARPASSPLSRFHRRGR, encoded by the coding sequence ATGCCATTCTCCTCGTTCGGCCTGCACCCTTCCCTGCTCAAGGCGATCCGCGAGCTGGGCTTCACCCGACCCACGCCCATCCAGGAACAGTCGATCCCGCCCGGCGTCGCCGGCAAGGACGTCCTCGCTTGCGCGATGACAGGAAGCGGAAAGACCGCGGCCTTCATGCTCCCGATCATCCAGCACCTGATGGCGAAGCCGCGCGGGGTCACCCGCGCGCTGGTCCTCGCGCCGACCCGCGAGCTGGCCGCGCAGATCCACGAACACATGGAAGAGCTCGCGGTGCACACGCCGGTGACCGGCGCGCCGGTCTTCGGCGGCGTGGGGATGTCGCCGCAGGAGCACGCCTTCCGGAGCGGGGTGGACATCATCATCGCCACGCCGGGCCGGCTGCTCGATCACTTCCGCCAGCCCTACGCGAAGCTCGACAAACTCGAGTTCCTGGTGCTCGACGAGGCCGATCGGATGCTGGACATGGGATTCCTGCCCGACATCCGCCGGGTGCTGCGCCACATCCCGGCCAAGCGGCAGACGCTCTTCTTCAGCGCCACCATGCCGCAGGAGATCGTGAAGCTGTCGGCGGAGATGCTCCGGCATCCCGTGACGATCAACCTCGAGCGAAGATCGGCGCCGGCCGTGGGCATCACGCAGGCCGTCTACCCCGTGCCTCGGGAACTCAAGTCCGCCTTGCTGCTGGAGCTGCTGAAGCGGAAGGAGATCCACGACGCCATCGTCTTCTGCCGCACCAAGCACCGCGCCAACCGGCTCGCCGAGTACCTGACGAAGCACGGCATGTCGAACGCCAAGATCCACGGCAACCGGAGCCAGGCGCAGCGCACCGAGGCGCTGGCCGGGTTCAAGCGCGGGAAGGTCCGCGCCTTGGTGGCGACCGATATCGTGGCGCGCGGCATCGACGTCGAAGCGCTGGGCCACGTGGTGAACTTCGACGTGCCGAACGTCCCCGACGATTACATCCACCGGGTGGGACGCACGGCGCGCGCCGAGACCACCGGCGACGCGTTCACGTTCGTTTCGCCCGATGAGGAGTCGGACCTGAGCGCGATCGAGCGCGCGATCGGCAAGCGGCTGCCGCGGGTGACGCTGCCTGGGTTCGACTACGCGCACCAGCCGGCCGAGCGCTTCGAGGTGCCAATCGGGGAGCGCATCGCGGCTATGCGCGCGAAGAAGGCCGAGGACCGGGCGCGGGCCAAGGCCAAGGCTGAGCGCAAAGGGCATCAGCAGACGCAGGAGCAACAACGCGCGGCGCACAAGGCCGCCCGGCCGGCGTCGAGCCCGCTGTCACGATTCCACCGGCGGGGACGGTAG